The following coding sequences lie in one Clupea harengus chromosome 23, Ch_v2.0.2, whole genome shotgun sequence genomic window:
- the LOC116218759 gene encoding oleosin-B4-like translates to MTRTHSSPTLQDSSMASSIRDPPSKASVTTTTTAVDVVEGSAAAPTNDGTATAGGATGAAHGSHGDHGAHGAHGSHGAHGSHGSHGDHGDHGAHGANRNSTATGGPVASCSSNNKRQEGQRHSYRQAVRK, encoded by the coding sequence ATGACGCGGACCCACTCCAGCCCCACGCTGCAGGACTCCAGCATGGCCAGCAGCATCAGGGACCCCCCCAGCAAAGCCagcgtcaccaccaccaccaccgccgtcGATGTGGTCGAGGGCAGCGCCGCTGCGCCGACCAACGACGGCACGGCCACCGCCGGTGGTGCCACTGGCGCGGCTCACGGTTCCCACGGTGACCACGGTGCCCACGGTGCCCACGGTTCCCACGGTGCCCACGGTTCCCACGGTTCCCACGGTGACCACGGTGACCACGGTGCCCACGGTGCCAATCGCAACTCTACTGCCACCGGTGGCCCGGtggccagctgcagcagcaacaacaagcGGCAGGAGGGCCAGAGACACAGCTACCGACAGGCGGTCAGGAAGTGa